The segment TGGCCCGCCCGGTGAAGGGTGACCCTCCCGGCCAGGCCTGCTTCGCGAAGACGTTCTCCGGTCCGATCCAGTGCTTCCTGCTGGATATCGAATCCGTGGACCTGTCCGGAGACTCCCACTGCCCGGGCGAGGAAGAGAGTGTCGTTTCCATTGCCCACCGTGGCGTCGACGGCGAAGGAGCCGGGATTCAACACTCCCTTCACCCACTGATGGGCCTGGGTGAGAGTGGAGGGCAGACTCATGGACGGCTCCCTTGGCTTCGCTGCGGGAGTCGGGAGGTGATCCCCGGAGACCACTTTTTTCCCTGCCATGAACCGCGCCTTTTTAATTCATCATCGATCCCGTTCAATGTTTCCCATTTTTTCGAGCTCCACATGGGGCCGATCAACAGGTCGGGAGGGCCGTCCCCTGTCACGCGATGGACCACCATCTCCGGCGGCAGCATCTCCAGCGTGTCGGCGACCAACTTGATATAGGTGTCCCGGTCCAAAAGTTGCAGCAGGCCTTCCCTGTACTGTCGCACCATGGGCGTTTTGCGCAGCAGGTGGAGGGAGTGAATTTTGATCCCCTGGATATCCATGGCGGCACATGCTTGGGCCGTCTCCAGCATCATCTCGACGGATTCCTGGGGGAGGCCGTGGATAATGTGGACACAGGTGCGGATTCCGTGCCGGCGAAGTTTGGCGACGCCATCGAGAAAACAGGCGTAGTCATGACCCCGGTTAATCAGCTCGGAGGTGGAATCATGAATGGTTTGCAACCCCAGTTCCACCCAGAGGTATGTGCGTTGGTTCAGCTCGGCGAGCAACTCCACCACATCGTCGGGAAGACAGTCGGGCCGGGTGGCGATGGACAGGCCCACCACATCGGGTTGCTCCAAGATCGCTTCATACATCGGACGAAGGACATCCACAGGGGCATAGGTATTGCTGAAGGCCTGAAAATAGCCGATATACTTGGCTTTGGGCCATTTTTGATGCATCCGGTCCCGGACGGTGTTAAACTGCTTCACCAAATCCTGACGGCGATCGCCGGCGAAGTCTCCCGACCCGCGGGGGCTGCAAAAGGTGCACCCTCCGGTGGCCACGCTTCCGTCCCGGTTGGGACAGGTGAATCCGCCATCCAAAGGGACTTTGAACACTTTCTGCCCAAAATGGCTCCGTAAATGGTGATTCCATGTATGGTACCTTTTATCCCCCCACAACAGAGGGATCGGTTCCGGTGATGAGGCATTCATCGGATACATCCTTCCTTTGAACAATATCATCCCAAGTATAACAAAACTGCCAATCAAAGTTTGATATTCGCGACGGAGGGAAAATATATGGCGAAGCAGGAGTTTGATTAACCATAAAATGGACGTCGAAGGGGGTCCCCCTGTGATCGTGGCGAACCGGGAACGGCCAACAGAAGAGTTGCAACGCCTTTTGAAGAACCACCGGTTGTAAGGAAGGGGGAACCGCAGCCTGCAGGTTGCGGTTTTTTGGCATGCTGTCCCATCGCTGTACCACTAGCTGTCTTTATAAACTGTACCCATCTGTTATAGTGCCTTGAACCCTTGTATATAAGCGTTATTGGAGTCCATCGGGGAGGTGTTGACTGTATTAAGGGTGAGGTGTATCATGCAATTGAAACGGTTTTCAGACTGATGTGCAGGGGATCTCGGAAACTTCAGTTGTACAGGGAGAGGATGATCCGGCTTTGGGGGAGACTTCGCCGGTACAAGTCTCGCCAGGGTCGCTTCCGCTCCCGGCTTCACCATGCATTCAGGGGGATCCCCGGCCGTGAGTTGCCCTCATGAGTCGTATCAGTCCGGAGGGACGCGGTATGCCTTCGGGATTCCCGGAAGCTTTCTGGCTGGTTTCAGAATGCTTCAGGCGCCACTTAGGCAATCTATGGTATGAACTGTTTGCCGAGCTGCCCAAGTTATGGGCGAACCTTTAAAAAGTGAGGTGGATCCATCGTGCCCAAAGTGATGGAGTTAAAGCAGGATCCGGAGATCTTCCAAATACTGGACAATGAGGGCAGAATCATCGAAGGTCAACAAGCACCGGACTTGTCCGATGATGAACTGAAAAAGATTTACCGCTGGATGCTCAGGGTTCGGGCCTATGACGGTCGTGCCATCAAGCTGAACCGTCAGGGCCGCCTCGGTTTCTACGCACCGATGGCTGGTCAGGAGGCTTGTCAGATCGCTTCCATGGCCGCCTTGAAAAGATCGGACTGGTTGTTCCCCAGCTACCGGGATGTGGGCGCTTCCATGTTTCACGGAATGTCGATGGAGATGGCATTCCTGTATTCCCGGGGCCAGATCGACGGGATGAAAATTCCGGAGGATGTCAATATGTTCCCGCCCCAGATCATCATCGCGGCCCAGGTTCTGCATGCCGCCGGAGCCGGATGGGCTTACCGTCTGCGGGATGAGAACCGGGTGGCGATCGCCTTCTTCGGTGACGGGGCCACCTCTGAAGGGGACTTCCACGAAGGTCTCAACTTCGCCGGTGTCTACGATTCCAACTCGATTTTCTTCTGCCAGAACAATCAATACGCCATCAGTGTGCCTTTTTCCAAGCAGACCAAGGCGGAAACCATCGCCCAGAAGGCAGTGGCATATGGGATCACCG is part of the Kroppenstedtia eburnea genome and harbors:
- a CDS encoding TIGR01212 family radical SAM protein (This family includes YhcC from E. coli K-12, an uncharacterized radical SAM protein.) gives rise to the protein MNASSPEPIPLLWGDKRYHTWNHHLRSHFGQKVFKVPLDGGFTCPNRDGSVATGGCTFCSPRGSGDFAGDRRQDLVKQFNTVRDRMHQKWPKAKYIGYFQAFSNTYAPVDVLRPMYEAILEQPDVVGLSIATRPDCLPDDVVELLAELNQRTYLWVELGLQTIHDSTSELINRGHDYACFLDGVAKLRRHGIRTCVHIIHGLPQESVEMMLETAQACAAMDIQGIKIHSLHLLRKTPMVRQYREGLLQLLDRDTYIKLVADTLEMLPPEMVVHRVTGDGPPDLLIGPMWSSKKWETLNGIDDELKRRGSWQGKKWSPGITSRLPQRSQGSRP
- the pdhA gene encoding pyruvate dehydrogenase (acetyl-transferring) E1 component subunit alpha; translation: MELKQDPEIFQILDNEGRIIEGQQAPDLSDDELKKIYRWMLRVRAYDGRAIKLNRQGRLGFYAPMAGQEACQIASMAALKRSDWLFPSYRDVGASMFHGMSMEMAFLYSRGQIDGMKIPEDVNMFPPQIIIAAQVLHAAGAGWAYRLRDENRVAIAFFGDGATSEGDFHEGLNFAGVYDSNSIFFCQNNQYAISVPFSKQTKAETIAQKAVAYGITGVRVDGNDALAVYQVTKEAADRARKGEGPTLIEAVTYRVGPHTMAGDDPGRYRTKEEEESWTSKRDPLNRFRKYLESKGLWSDEEEEKTVEELMDEMGEMIKKVEKMPKGTVADLIDDLYTETPAILKKQKDEYLSWKEGK